aaatcaaaacaaggaAAAGAAGACGAAGCAgaggcagaagcagaagaagaccTTCTGAATCATTATCCATCAAACGAGGGGAGGGAAGAATCATGCGAACCCGTAAGAAAAGTTGGGATCAGCGCCGGAGAGAAAGGAAACTAAGAATGCGAGAAGTCATAGCCAGTGAAACATCGGAGCAGAGAGAGATCCGCCTGGATCATCTCAGGAGATACAGGAAACAGGTCCGAGACTCGGAAACACCGGAGCAGAGAGAGGTCCGCCGCGCATACAACAGAGACAAGATGCGACGGGTTCTTgcgaggaaaaaaagagagaagatggTCACCGAACAGCAGgaacaaccacaacacaacacggaAAACACCCAGCGAGCCAGAGCCTCTGGAGGAGCAGGGCAGGGGGCCACTCGTCGGAACAGGAGGAATGTGCAGCGAACCTGGGAAACCCTGGAGGAGGCAGCCAAACGCCTGATGGGTGACCGATGGAAGTACCTGGAGACACTGATGGCTGAGAGGAAGAGCGGGATTTCTGTGGAGGAGGCGTCGGATATGTTTCAAGATGAGATCAGACAAGGCCTCATACATGTTTGCTGCCTGTGTAATCGGTTACTCTTCCAAAAGTCTGAGGTGCAGCTTCCTGAGGTCAAGTTAGAAGACACTGCAGCTGATGGATTCCTACCGGATCATACATGTGAGAACTTCGGTAAAACGTCAGACAGCAGCTGTCCTCACCAGGACACTGTTCAGTTGTCTGTAGTATAATGTAAAACTTTTTAACTCAGCCTCGAGACACTGTATTGTCTTCGTCTGCTAACTGAAAACATCTAGAATTCAAAAAGTCAGCCCCTGTTCTATTTTTCATCCAAAAGGTTGAAAATGCCTGGACCCATGTTCCCACCTGGTTTGGGTCAGAGGGTCGCAGGGGCTGAGCCTGTGGGGGAGGGGGCTGGAGCCTGAACTGATGTTGTGCTACAGACACAACTTTAAACACGCGTGAGCTGGACAGTTGGATTGATTTGCTGTTGGCTATCCATGAGAGCAAAGCATGAACTGAAAATATTCATCACAAAATAGGAGGGGTCAGAAGTCACGGTGGTGAGACTTGATGCAGATCAGCTCACAGGGGCCTTCATCAGATCCCAGTCCTGCTGCGGAGTTCAAAGTGCACCAGATGACCTGCTTTGAAACAGTGGACTGCAGATACCCTGTAAATCATGAATGAACCAAATACACTGAGCAGACTTTCTTCTTGACATTTACAACTTAGAATTAGCATATGACTTACAGTATCAGAATTGGGTTTtatgccaagcaggtttacacatacaaggaatttgctgtggtgtataTGTGCaattataaatatagaaaataggaaacaaaaattaaatataaaaaacactatAAATAGAAATAGTTTAAAACTTGTGTACTCAAATCTTTTCTTTGTAAATGTATTGTCACATTCCTTTATTAATAAACACTACTTGATAAGTTTTCAAATTTTGGGTATTGTATAGGGTCAGAAAGTTGTTATTCCCCATCATATGATGTCATGTGATGGggaataacaacacacacactgaccgttGCAGAACACTGGTCGCTTATTAATTCAATTTGaatgtgtccaaatcacaccaaactcGGCACTGCACTTCCCATGACCactaagaatacacatgccGACTGTGAAGTCGATTAGATGAACAGTTCACAAGATATGCGTTCCAAcgtcagacagatgtttgtggaattagtaggtagattaAATGGTTAATTTGATCAACTTGATATAATTTTGATCTTgagctttgaaaaaaaactgtgttttcaaagtaaGAGTCAGTgtaggattattattttttatttcaatatgaTTTTATTCGGTTCTGGGATTCTTTTGAATAGAATGTTAATTTGTCTTTGTCgtaaatattttgatatttgatagaattttgatatttttttgttgcagattTTAGGTTTTCACCTTTGgatcttttcccttttttttgaCAGAATTGTCTGAGATTTTGTCAAGCCCAGTCCTTAAATCAGATTAAGTAATTACTGTAgatgattttaatattcatgcgAACACTGATAATGATAGCTTAGTGCTGCATTTATTTCAATAGTAGACTCCATTGGTTTCAGTCCGAACATGAAGTCACTCATTGTTTTAACCACACCATTGACCTTGTTTTATCATatggtgtcaaaattgaacattaAATAGTGCTTCCACAAAATCCTCATATGAGACCATAATTTAGTAACCTATAATGTGCCATTGTTCACCTACATGGCAATTAAAAACTCAGTTTCTAGATGTCTATCCGATACTGCTGTGGctacatttaatgaaataattttattatttcaactTGTAAAACATAGGAAATTAGCTCCTTGGTATAATTCCAACAAGCGTGACTTAAAGAAAGCtaaatgaaaacttgaaagGAAGTGGTGCTCCAACAATCTTGATATAATTCGCCTAGCCTGGAAAGATAGTCTTAACATATGTAAGAAGGCCCTCTGCAATGCCAGAGCTGCCTCTGCATTAATAAGAGGAAGATAAAAACAGCCCTATGTTTCTCTTCAGAATTGTAGCCAGGCTGTTAGAGTCATGGCTCTATTTAACTCAGTATTCCTCCAACTCTTAAATAAATGACTTAATACGTTTCTCTAAGGATACAATTGTAACGATTCTAAACAAAATTCACCATCTCCGGCCTTCAATTGATGCTGATGTATCTTCaagcacagaaatctcagaagCAGCTGAAAATCCTTCTCTTAGATCAACCTCGATAAGCTTACTTCAGtgatctcatcttctaaacTAGCAACTTGTCTTTTAGACCTCATTCCATCAAAGCTCCTCAAAGAAATTCATTCATAATTTCATCCCACTTTACTGAATACAATCAAtctatcattatcatcaggCTATGTACCACAATCCTTTGGGACAGCCGTAATTAAACCCACTCTGAAGCTGGAGGTTTAGCCTACTTCACATCGTTATCTAACCTTCCCTTTCTTTCTAAAATCCTTAAGAAAGTTGTCACTAACCAGGTGCTTcagaacaaatatatatatattaataatagtaatgttATTATTAAGATTATTATTTGGCTAAAACAGGACTCGCCAGAAGAGTGAAGTATAGATTAAAAATCATTCAGATCCACACTCCAGTCCAGGAGGTGGCGGTAATACACCAAGAAGTTATTACAACCATCGTaaaaaatcaaaagaaaaagaacgaAGAGGCATCGACAGGCTGACTAGTGACATCATTCTTTACCTGAATCATTATCCATCAAACGAAGGGAGAGAAGAATCATGCGAACACGTAAGAAAAGTTGGGAACAGCGCCGGAGAGAAAGGAAACTGAAAATGCGAGAAGCCATAGCCAGTGAAACACCGGAGCAGAGAGAGGTCCGTCTGGATCATCTCAGGAGATACATGAAACAGGTCCGAGCCTCGGAAACACCGGAGCAGAGAGAGGTCCGCCTCGCTGACAACAGAGACAAGATGCGACGGGTCCGTGCCAGGAGAAAACAAGAGACAATGACCGTtcaacaacgacaacaaccacaacacaacaagagAAACACCCAGCGAGCCAGAGCCTCTGGAGGAGCAGGGCAGGGGGCCACTCGTCGGAACAGGAGGAATGTGCAGCGAACCTGGGAAACCCTGGAGGAGGCAGCCAAACGCCTGATGGGTGACCGATGGAAGTACCTGGAGACACTGATGGCTGAGAGGAAGAGCGGGATTTCTGTGGAGGAGGCGTCGGATATGTTTCAAGATGAGATCAGACAAGGCCTCATACATGTTTGCTGCCTGTGTAATCGGTTACTCTTCCAAAAGTCTGAGGTGCAGCTTCCTGAGGTCAAGTTAGAAGACACTGCAGCTGATGGATTCCTACCGGATCATACATGTGAGAACTTCGGTAAAACGTCAGACAGCAGCTGTCCTCACCAGGACACTGTTCAGTTGTGTGTAATCTAATGTCCAACttttatgtttagttttttttacacagccCAGAGACACTGTATTGTAGTTGTCTGCTAACTGCGAATCTATTTAGACTTTAAAAAGTCAGCCCGGGcaccctgttttatttttcagctaAAAGTTGAAATTGCCACATCAATGACGATGATATGACCACAGCGTTGGATCCATGTTCCATCATCCAAAAGACGTTTGAACATGCGTGAGCTGGACAGTTGGATAGCTACGGGGTTAGCTATCATTGGACACACagcatgaaatcaaatatacataACATCAGAAGAGGACCAGTGCAACTGAAGAGACTTGATGCAGATCAGCTTGGGGGGCCTTAACAGACACCTTTGCTGCTGTGGACTTCAAAGCGAGCTAGATGACATGTCAGGTGGACTGCAGATATCCTGTAAGTCAATGACTGAACCAAATAGACTGAGCAGACTTTCTTTTTGACATTTAGAACTTGGAATTACCAGATATGGTAAAGCAGAAACAGTTAAAACCTTGTGTGCTTGGAGATTCAGATTACTtcaatatgttttctttgtaaatacaCTGTCGAATCCCACtattaataaaacaattgtATGCCTCCATGCCaacgacagccagtggccggaggcattatgttttggGTTTGTCCGTACTTTCGTCCGTCCCACGCTTGTGAACAGGACATCTCAAGAACAACTTGacagattttcttcaaatttggttcaaacattcactggactcaaggattaactgaCTATgttttggtggttaaaggtcacaaAGAACGCATATCTTCAGAACACCTTAAGGGAATCCTTTCACAATAGGCACAAACAATCACTTGACTCAAGGATTAGTAGTTATGTACTAATAGTAAATAATATGTTATGTGGTGTAGTACACAACAGCAGTACAAAATACGTTTACTTGAACAACATAAGCTCAGTTTGAGGGAATGTTTTCAAatttcaaacattcacataGACTTAAAGATAAACTAATGAGAATTTGGTCAAGTTTTTTGCACAAATAGTCACTTGGACACAAAGATGAACTAATTAATCAATATCACGGTGACCTCACGTTGCTGTAAATGCGATGTCGGTAATAACCGTAGGGAATTCCGTTACACCAGGCACAATTTACTTGGACTCATAGATGACCTGATTAAAATATGGTGTTCtgaggtcaaggtcactgtgacctctcaaaacacatgtttcaccttgttgtgaatgtgacatCTCAGGAAAACCAAAATTCCTTGAGAAAGTTGCTGCTAATCAGCTGCTTCAGAACAATAATGTAAATGAAAACTTTCAGGCACGTTTTAGAGCTCATCACAGCAAAGAGACAGTTTTGGCAAAGTCACAAATTACCTTTAAGCCTCAGATGAGGAGTTTGTCTCTGTCCTTGTcttgttagatcttagtgcagctGTTGATACCATTGACCATCACATCTTACTACAGACTGGAAAAGTTAATGGGCATTAAAGGAACTTATTTATCAGATCCATTCCAATTTGTACAAATTAACAATGAGTCATCTGAGCGCACTAAAGTTAATCATAGggttcctcagggttctgttCTTAGTCCaattttattcactttatatatatatatatatatatatatatatatatatatatatatatatatatatatatatatatatatatatatatatatatatatatatatatatatatatatatatatatatatatatatatataaacattgtAAATTTTCATTGCAATGAGGATGATACCCAGTTGTACTggtcaataaaaccagaacaaagTAATAAACTACCTAATCCTCAAGCATCTTTAAAGGCCATAAAAACCAGAATGACCTGCAATTTTCTCTCATTAAACTCATACAAATGTATACCCTTCCATGAGCACCAGTGGTTTGAGGGACACCAGTAGCACTCCTGCCAACTCTTTCTTATAAGTGAAAATTTGTTCCCACTACAGACAGCACAGTGTTTCATTCTGAGTTGATGATGGTTTTATTGATTATGAAAAAGGAAATCTACAAATGCAGCTTAAGACCTCCAGCAGGTCCGACCACAATCCAAAGGCAAACATCCACTCCACCTGTCCCCGCTGGCCGGGGTTTAAAAGGTAGAACTTCATTAATAAGGAAAGGTGGGAGGGACTTAGTGCTGGACGGCCAATCAGCTGACAAAGAGACATTCTGAGCACCACCCAGCTGGTCCAAAGGAAGCTGCTCAAGCCTTCCTTTGGGCCGTGTGGGCAGAGCCAGGTGCCGGGGCCAATGaacctttttttctccacattatACATTCATCAACATGACATTACCAAAAAAGTCAAGAAAAACCTCTGCTCCACTTTCCCACTACAAATCACCCCAGTCACACGataaaatattcaaacacacacatttacactcaaTTTTCATCACTAAGTGAATTTGGAAAGATTGATGTGGAATGATTTTCCTCAAGAATAGTTTCTTATTTTGCATTCAGATAAATTATATAAAGTCACCATGGTTGAAGGAAAAGTGTCAATCTAAATAAAATGGGGTGGGGAGGGTGAGTACAGCATACCACCCTGATTTACATTTCCTTCCAAAGATGGATCAATAGTGTCTTCTCCCACAGGAAAAGATAAGTGATTTTTGTCTGTGCTCTTAGCAATTTGATTGAAAAGGTGACAAGATGGACagcaacatcacacacaccctTGCACACACATGAAGGACCAGTGTCAGTGGAGCAACAGTGTCTATGACAAATTGGGGCTGGGAGAAGGGCTGGTGGAGCTGTTGTCCTGATTTGCTGCCTGGCTTCCTCGTGGTGGAACCTCGATAATGCGGGGCTTGTCAATGATGCGAGCATGGCGGTCGCCTTTCTCTACGATTCCAATTATCCACGCCCCTGAACCTCCAGCTCCGGAGCTCTGGCTCTTCATCTCGGAACAAAACTTGGCCGCCTGCTCTCGGGGTAGACACACCAGCAGCCCACCTtgagtgatgaggaggaagagagagatttTAGGTCAATATATAGATTATCACTTCAACCATTCAAATCAAACTTCAAATCAACTTTGTTTGGGAAAAAAATGCATCGTTAACATGCTCATTGAAAGACACGACAACATTTATTGTGCATTACTCTCAGTGTTCATACCAGAAGTCTCTGCAGATGTGCCCTGAATAAGGTTGAACAGGTTGCCACAGGCTTTACTGATGGCAGTCATCTTAGCTATGATTGGCAGGTTGTGGATGACAAAGGCCACCTCATTTCGTTGCTGTGCTGCCAGGTTGTTGGCATGACCCAATAACCCGAAACCTGTCACGTCTGTTGCAGCGTGGGCCTGGAACTTGTGCATTAGGCCTGCCgctggagacacaaacacaaaaaattgACCAAATCTACGGAAATAATTGTAGGTTAGTCATGTTCAATTTATTATTTGCTATTGAGTGTGAATTCAGATCAGAGGTGTGGCATCAAATAGAACCTCTCAGATGTAAATTAAATGATGAATACATTTCCATGTGCAGTGAGTGAGCACTGCAGGACATGACCATGACCACAAATTGCAGTGTACCTGTGCGGTTTAGCGTTGCCATGGAGAACATGGCTTCCTGATAGGCCTCTTTTACTTCCTCTTTGGTGACAACTAGTTTGATCTTGTTCCACCTCTCAGGCTGATGAGATACAGAGAAGGAAAATGTCACCATTTCATGACAATGATCAAGATAGTGTTGATGTGAACTGAATTGAGTGACTAACCTGATCCAGCCACTGGTGAGCATTCACAGCCACCTGCGTCCCCAGAGGTTTAGTCAGGACCAAGACGTCACCTGGTACTGCACCGTCCGgcctggaaaaacaaacaaatacatttttaaaaggtgGCTGTTATGGCCCTGTTACTGTTACTTAGCCTTTATTTGATATTGATAAAAGAGTCCAGTGattgtaaataaacataaacaatgcatctcctcttcctcccaaaGATGATAAAATATCCTGATCAGTTGCTGCCATCAACTGGACTGGTGACAATTTATACATAATGGTGTGATaataactacctaaaattatacttttattttagaaaatgtatttggcGTGTGTGGAATACATTCATGTGAGAGCACACATTGCAACAGAACATGACTTCAAAATATCTGCTGTGGAGACACAGCCACAGGACAAGCTGAGTTCTGTGTTGGGCTGTGGACgctagggctgcaactaacgatacatttttggatttatcgaagaggaggaagaagaatggctccttcatgttttttcttcaggGACATGCCACAGCGATATGCTGCTGTCCCATGTGAAGTCACCTTTACACAGTTTGCAGCTAACAGTCTCTGAAGGCTTTAATGTAAAGACTTGTTTCTGCTTCATCTTAGCAGTGCTTGTCGCTGCCATTTTTCAAACGTTTATTCCTGAGGGGAGACAGCGTCGTCACCTGAGCTTAACAAGGCACAGGATTGGTTGCTTTACTGCCCCCACTTCAGGAGACACTGCCACAATGTGTGCCGGGCATTATAAAAGACCTGACTAATCGATTAATAAATTAGTTGCCAACTGTTTGTATAATCGATTATAAATCAattagttgttgcagccctagTGAAAGCTATAACTTCTATGTGCTGGCTGAAATGAATGGTCAACTAGATTCTGTAAGGGGCTTATGAAATGCATTCtatgaaaagaaataaactaCCTACTGAAGTTGGACTACAtgagacaacaaaaaaaactgattttaaattgGTCTTCAAAAAATCCCATGAAAGAAACAGACTAATTACCAAATAATTGAAAAGAGAGATTTATTTAATCCACAGTTAACAAAAATGTGTATGACTCACATGATGAACTCGTTCGGCTGGCAGACGACTGATGCTACTCCTCCTACGATGATCCAGGGGTTGATCACAGTCTGGCCACCCGTCACAGAAGTacccccctcctctgctgcgtCACGAAACCCTTGAATCATCAGCGGCATTACTCGCTCACGATCCTGTGTGGTACACGTACATACAGACTGTATTGAATCGTGACAAGAGATAGACATATATACCTGTGAGATTAATAGAGGATAAAGAGCAGTGgcataactaaataaatgaagacattttggcAACCAGCTTTGAACACACATAGCACTACCTTGTCATTCATCTTCTGGCTGACgctcagcagcatcagcatgtTGTCACACTCTGTAATACCCATGGCGTAGAGATCACTGAGGACGTTAGCACAAGCTATCCTGCCCTGAGAGACGGACaatgagacacacagagacagtgagagtgacagagagcaAAAAATGGTCAAGAGTTTTGTCACCGTTTCTGTATCTTACAAatttctatttttgaaaaaggaCAGTCGGGTTGGAACCAAATGTTTCTGCAGCACCTCATGAATTATATCAAATCTCTTCCTTTCTACTATTATCAGGTGTAGTGCTTATCTAATAACGGCAGTGAGAAAGAATGTGAagaactgcacacacacactcaacataacttttgattcacacacacacacacacacacacacacacacacacacacacacacacacacacacacacacacacacacacacacacacacacacacacacacacacacacacacacacacacacacacacacacacacacacacacacacacctttttcaTTGAGGGCCTAAATTTCTTGTG
The sequence above is drawn from the Hippoglossus hippoglossus isolate fHipHip1 chromosome 7, fHipHip1.pri, whole genome shotgun sequence genome and encodes:
- the LOC117765398 gene encoding uncharacterized protein LOC117765398 isoform X2 is translated as MRTRKKSWEQRRRERKLKMREAIASETPEQREVRLDHLRRYMKQVRASETPEQREVRLADNRDKMRRVRARRKQETMTVQQRQQPQHNKRNTQRARASGGAGQGATRRNRRNVQRTWETLEEAAKRLMGDRWKYLETLMAERKSGISVEEASDMFQDEIRQGLIHVCCLCNRLLFQKSEVQLPEVKLEDTAADGFLPDHTSQRHCIVVVC
- the sephs3 gene encoding selenide, water dikinase 3 produces the protein MSGSISPPAPSEVVGTEGCVPPGYKPFKPEEHGLERGFRLTAFSDLKGUGCKVPQEALLKLLAGLEPDRADATRKAGDQASEFVQQLPGPRLGVGMDCCVIPLRHGGLSLVQTTDFFYPLVEDPYMMGRIACANVLSDLYAMGITECDNMLMLLSVSQKMNDKDRERVMPLMIQGFRDAAEEGGTSVTGGQTVINPWIIVGGVASVVCQPNEFIMPDGAVPGDVLVLTKPLGTQVAVNAHQWLDQPERWNKIKLVVTKEEVKEAYQEAMFSMATLNRTAAGLMHKFQAHAATDVTGFGLLGHANNLAAQQRNEVAFVIHNLPIIAKMTAISKACGNLFNLIQGTSAETSGGLLVCLPREQAAKFCSEMKSQSSGAGGSGAWIIGIVEKGDRHARIIDKPRIIEVPPRGSQAANQDNSSTSPSPSPNLS
- the LOC117765398 gene encoding uncharacterized protein LOC117765398 isoform X1 — protein: MRTRKKSWDQRRRERKLRMREVIASETSEQREIRLDHLRRYRKQVRDSETPEQREVRRAYNRDKMRRVLARKKREKMVTEQQEQPQHNTETQRARASGGAGQGATRRNRRNVQRTWETLEEAAKRLMGDRWKYLETLMAERKSGISVEEASDMFQDEIRQGLIHVCCLCNRLLFQKSEVQLPEVKLEDTAADGFLPDHTCENFGKTSDSSCPHQDTVQLCVI